Proteins co-encoded in one Nitrospinota bacterium genomic window:
- a CDS encoding glutamate-5-semialdehyde dehydrogenase — MDIPVEETGRRARSAARALALLDTEEKNRALEIMAKAIIESSSFIQGENGKDLEAGRKNGLTDAMLDRLRLDAKGVEGMAKGIRDIIALPDPVGRVYDEIVRPNGLKVHKVRIPIGVFGIIYESRPNVTADASALCIKSGNAVILRGGSEAFNSNLAIVKVLSDSLSKAGITSDAIQFIATTDREAVLSMLKLNRYIDVIIPRGGPGLIKFVSENSTIPVVKHDAGVCSVYVDEGAPFETARDIVINSKTQRPGVCNAAEKLIVHSAWRANLPKLLDALAEKGVEIRGDSRVCELYAKAKPATEKDWTEEYLSLVISAKMVDSMEEAVDHIEEYGSHHTDSIVTPSKERGEKFVRAVDSSAVMVNASTRFNDGGEFGLGAEMGISTQKLHVRGPMGLEELTTYKYVAVGEGHVRR, encoded by the coding sequence ATGGATATACCGGTAGAGGAAACTGGAAGGAGGGCGCGAAGCGCCGCTCGCGCTCTTGCCCTGCTTGATACGGAGGAGAAGAACAGGGCGCTTGAGATCATGGCGAAGGCCATCATTGAAAGCTCATCGTTCATCCAGGGGGAGAACGGAAAGGACCTTGAAGCAGGGAGAAAGAACGGCCTGACCGACGCGATGCTCGACCGATTGCGCCTCGACGCGAAAGGGGTCGAAGGGATGGCGAAGGGAATAAGGGACATTATCGCCCTGCCGGATCCTGTCGGGAGGGTGTACGATGAAATAGTGCGCCCGAACGGTCTCAAGGTGCACAAGGTGAGGATACCTATCGGCGTTTTCGGGATAATTTACGAATCGAGGCCGAATGTCACGGCGGACGCCTCCGCGCTATGCATAAAATCGGGCAACGCTGTGATACTGCGCGGCGGGAGCGAAGCTTTCAATTCAAACCTTGCCATCGTGAAGGTTCTTTCCGATTCACTTTCAAAAGCGGGCATCACATCCGACGCGATTCAGTTCATAGCCACAACCGACAGGGAGGCCGTGCTGAGTATGCTGAAGCTAAACAGATATATTGACGTGATAATCCCGCGCGGCGGTCCCGGCCTCATCAAATTCGTTTCGGAAAATTCCACTATTCCGGTGGTGAAGCATGACGCAGGGGTCTGCTCCGTTTACGTGGATGAAGGGGCCCCTTTTGAGACAGCGCGCGACATAGTGATAAATTCAAAAACACAGAGGCCCGGCGTGTGCAACGCGGCAGAAAAGCTGATAGTCCATTCGGCCTGGAGAGCCAACCTCCCGAAGCTCCTTGATGCGCTTGCGGAGAAAGGGGTGGAGATAAGGGGCGACAGCCGGGTTTGCGAGCTTTATGCCAAGGCGAAACCGGCTACGGAAAAAGACTGGACGGAGGAGTACCTTTCGCTTGTCATTTCGGCAAAGATGGTAGATTCGATGGAGGAGGCGGTGGATCATATCGAAGAGTACGGCTCCCACCATACCGATTCGATAGTAACCCCTTCCAAAGAGAGGGGGGAGAAGTTCGTTCGAGCGGTCGATTCTTCAGCTGTAATGGTAAATGCTTCCACGCGGTTTAACGATGGAGGGGAGTTTGGCCTCGGCGCGGAGATGGGGATAAGCACCCAAAAACTTCATGTTCGCGGCCCTATGGGGCTTGAGGAACTGACTACATATAAATACGTCGCAGTCGGCGAAGGCCACGTCAGGAGATAA
- the proB gene encoding glutamate 5-kinase, giving the protein MSIENRLGILKKVKRVIVKIGSGVLASSDGTGVNVETMRRLVRDICRLEENDRFQVIVVTSGAVMAGSRALGLSQEHLSIPVKQASSAVGQVALMNMYEKAFAEHGRRIGQILLTHDDISNRRRFLNARNAVSALLDLGVIPIINENDSAAVHEIKFGDNDTLSAMMTSVVDADLLLILSDVDGLYDSDPIKNSGAKKIDSVPVINDHIRNLAGESGTATGAGGMKAKVIAAEKASAYGVPTWIIGGKVEESIEKALFKGEGGTFFYPKEEKIANRKHWIGHVLKPKGTLTVDAGAREAIVNKGKSLLPSGVVGVDGKFESGESVIIKADGGKEIARGIVNYHAFEMRQIMGKKSSDIEETLGYKTFDEVVHRNDLVVLEETAAKRK; this is encoded by the coding sequence ATGAGCATAGAGAACAGGCTTGGGATACTCAAGAAGGTAAAACGTGTAATCGTCAAGATCGGGAGCGGGGTTCTTGCGTCCAGCGACGGAACTGGGGTAAACGTGGAGACGATGAGACGCTTGGTGAGAGACATTTGCCGCCTTGAGGAGAATGACCGGTTTCAGGTAATAGTCGTTACATCCGGCGCGGTAATGGCCGGATCTCGCGCGCTGGGGCTTTCGCAGGAGCATCTTTCGATACCGGTAAAGCAGGCGTCCTCCGCGGTCGGGCAGGTTGCCCTTATGAACATGTACGAAAAAGCATTCGCCGAACATGGGAGGAGGATCGGGCAGATACTGCTGACACACGACGATATCTCGAACAGACGACGGTTCTTGAACGCGAGGAACGCCGTTTCCGCCCTCCTGGACCTGGGAGTCATCCCTATCATTAACGAGAACGATTCTGCCGCCGTGCACGAGATAAAATTTGGAGATAACGATACCCTGTCAGCGATGATGACCTCCGTTGTCGATGCCGACCTGTTGCTTATACTTTCTGATGTTGACGGTCTGTACGATTCGGATCCGATAAAGAATAGCGGAGCTAAAAAAATCGATTCGGTCCCGGTCATAAACGACCATATAAGAAACCTCGCCGGGGAAAGCGGTACCGCCACCGGGGCGGGGGGCATGAAGGCTAAAGTAATAGCCGCGGAGAAGGCTTCGGCCTACGGCGTGCCGACATGGATAATCGGCGGGAAAGTGGAGGAGTCGATTGAGAAGGCTCTTTTCAAAGGGGAAGGGGGAACTTTCTTTTATCCGAAGGAGGAGAAGATCGCGAACCGCAAGCATTGGATAGGACACGTCCTGAAGCCGAAAGGAACGCTCACAGTGGACGCAGGGGCGCGGGAGGCGATAGTGAACAAGGGTAAATCGCTGTTGCCATCCGGCGTGGTTGGGGTGGATGGAAAATTCGAATCTGGCGAATCGGTTATTATCAAGGCGGATGGCGGCAAAGAGATCGCCCGCGGGATAGTCAATTATCACGCTTTTGAAATGAGGCAGATCATGGGTAAAAAAAGCTCCGATATCGAAGAGACTCTCGGCTACAAAACATTTGACGAAGTGGTGCACAGGAACGATCTTGTAGTGCTGGAAGAAACGGCTGCTAAGAGGAAATAG
- a CDS encoding alpha/beta hydrolase, which yields MKIFVELLSILFASLAAVFVLGRWFENFNMFAPDREHSISPEEFSLAPSESYVPSGKKGEKIHCWFFNAGGTKTILYVHGNAGNVSDRIPVIAGYIKNGFNVFIFDYRGYGKSEGRATKSNFLEDAFTAYAHLTGEIGIPAEQIIILGQSLGGIPATRLATQRKNRGLVLEGAFYSVREVARDISDRFPIWILASPDLDNGRELKKLTVPLLVLHGELDGTIPFRHSALVFGAAPENSGKKQKRLVTFESGGHTDLFAIDPEKYYGSINSFAE from the coding sequence ATGAAAATTTTTGTCGAATTATTGTCGATACTGTTCGCTTCGCTGGCGGCGGTTTTCGTCCTGGGGAGGTGGTTCGAAAACTTCAACATGTTCGCCCCGGACAGGGAACATTCCATCTCCCCCGAGGAGTTCTCGCTTGCTCCGTCCGAGTCCTACGTCCCTTCCGGCAAAAAAGGGGAAAAAATACACTGCTGGTTCTTCAACGCGGGGGGAACAAAAACCATCCTCTATGTGCATGGCAACGCCGGCAACGTTTCGGACAGGATACCTGTCATTGCCGGCTACATCAAAAATGGATTTAACGTCTTCATCTTCGATTACCGTGGATACGGAAAAAGTGAAGGTCGGGCCACCAAATCGAATTTCCTGGAAGATGCCTTCACCGCGTACGCCCATCTCACAGGGGAGATCGGTATTCCGGCGGAGCAGATAATCATACTCGGTCAATCACTCGGAGGGATACCGGCTACCAGGCTTGCCACGCAGCGTAAAAACCGCGGGTTGGTATTGGAAGGGGCGTTTTATTCAGTCAGGGAGGTCGCTCGCGATATCTCCGACAGGTTCCCTATATGGATACTCGCATCACCCGATCTGGATAACGGAAGGGAGCTTAAAAAGCTTACCGTTCCGCTCCTGGTACTCCACGGCGAGCTTGACGGGACGATACCCTTCCGCCATTCGGCCCTGGTATTCGGCGCGGCGCCGGAAAACTCAGGGAAAAAGCAGAAAAGACTGGTGACATTCGAAAGCGGCGGCCACACCGACCTTTTCGCGATAGATCCCGAAAAGTATTACGGCTCCATCAACTCTTTCGCGGAATAA
- a CDS encoding cation:proton antiporter — protein MIGSYLQDILIIFAGSALVVFLFGKIRIPSIVGFLVTGGLLGPSGFSLVQDREVIEVLAEIGVALLLFTVGLEFSMTKIIQMGKMVFIGGSIQVLVTIGIVTVGMYLVFGQFELAVFTGMLVSLSSTAVVLKLLMDKGEVHTKQGADITSLLVFQDMAVIPMMLITPMLVGGKADVSEFIKMGGTGLLLIFAVVVGTKWVVPWVLHETVKTRNRELFVIVVLILSLGTAHLSHLVGLSLALGAFLAGMMISDSEYSHQVVADILPFRDSLNSLFFVSIGMLLDLHYAIDNIGLVLILSICVVLVKFPAAALPSVIFKYPFRFGIVTGLSLSQIGEFSFILLQFGKRIGLDLGDIYQPFLAAAVLTMGSTPFMMKLGEKLRDIWIDHRSKSGKKDEADASPFGVYEKIKGHVVIIGFGLNGQNLARVLKATGISYNILEMNPATVRKFAALGEPIHYGDATRERVLSHAGIETARVLVVAISDPAMERRVVPLARQMNHALHIVARMKYVTEIEPLLRLGADEVITEEFETSIEILAHVLHVFGVTNEVVGQQVESVRSSAYMMLRSVKEKPESPDYTAITEKFTIVTYRLPSQCASSGKTLKEISLHEKSGAMVIAVERQGTTIASPQPDFELKTGDVLHLAGNSRQLNKAVDMIAGKE, from the coding sequence ATGATTGGCAGTTATTTACAGGACATTCTGATAATTTTCGCCGGTTCTGCGCTTGTAGTGTTCCTTTTCGGAAAAATAAGGATACCTTCCATTGTAGGTTTCCTTGTTACAGGCGGTCTTCTGGGCCCGAGCGGTTTTTCACTCGTACAGGACAGGGAGGTTATCGAGGTGCTTGCCGAGATCGGTGTTGCGCTCCTCCTGTTTACCGTCGGCCTTGAATTTTCCATGACCAAGATAATCCAGATGGGGAAAATGGTTTTTATCGGCGGATCAATACAGGTGCTGGTAACAATAGGTATCGTTACGGTAGGGATGTACCTTGTGTTCGGGCAGTTTGAACTGGCTGTCTTTACCGGGATGCTTGTATCCCTTTCCAGCACGGCGGTTGTGCTGAAGCTCCTCATGGATAAGGGGGAGGTACACACAAAACAGGGGGCGGATATAACAAGTCTCCTGGTGTTTCAGGATATGGCGGTAATACCGATGATGCTTATAACCCCGATGCTCGTCGGCGGGAAGGCGGACGTTTCGGAATTTATAAAAATGGGGGGTACCGGTCTTCTCCTTATTTTCGCCGTGGTAGTCGGCACCAAATGGGTGGTTCCATGGGTGTTGCATGAGACAGTAAAAACGAGAAACCGGGAACTGTTCGTCATAGTTGTATTGATACTAAGTCTCGGCACGGCGCATTTAAGCCACCTGGTTGGACTCTCTCTTGCTCTCGGGGCGTTCCTCGCCGGGATGATGATCTCCGATTCGGAATACAGCCATCAGGTTGTTGCGGATATACTTCCATTCCGCGACAGTCTTAACTCGCTCTTCTTCGTTTCCATAGGGATGCTTCTAGACCTGCATTACGCGATTGATAATATCGGTCTCGTTCTGATTTTATCCATCTGCGTTGTGCTTGTGAAATTTCCTGCCGCCGCGCTCCCTTCCGTAATATTCAAGTACCCGTTCAGGTTCGGGATTGTCACAGGCCTCTCCCTTTCCCAGATAGGGGAGTTCTCCTTCATTCTTCTGCAGTTCGGAAAAAGGATAGGTCTGGACCTCGGCGACATTTATCAGCCGTTCCTGGCGGCGGCTGTTCTAACGATGGGGAGCACCCCCTTCATGATGAAACTTGGCGAGAAGCTGAGGGATATATGGATAGATCATCGATCCAAAAGCGGCAAGAAGGATGAAGCTGACGCAAGTCCATTCGGAGTTTATGAAAAGATAAAGGGGCATGTGGTCATAATCGGGTTCGGACTGAACGGACAGAACCTGGCGCGTGTTTTAAAGGCGACCGGCATTTCATACAACATCCTAGAGATGAATCCGGCGACCGTGCGGAAATTTGCCGCTCTTGGAGAGCCAATTCACTATGGAGACGCCACCAGGGAGCGGGTGCTTTCGCATGCCGGGATAGAGACGGCAAGAGTGCTTGTAGTGGCGATCTCCGACCCGGCGATGGAGAGGAGGGTTGTTCCTCTCGCAAGGCAGATGAATCATGCGCTCCACATCGTTGCTAGGATGAAGTACGTTACGGAGATCGAGCCACTTTTGAGGCTTGGGGCCGATGAGGTGATAACGGAAGAGTTCGAAACGAGTATTGAGATACTTGCCCATGTTCTGCATGTTTTCGGCGTTACCAATGAGGTCGTTGGGCAACAGGTGGAGAGTGTCAGGAGTTCCGCCTACATGATGCTCAGGTCGGTAAAGGAAAAGCCTGAGTCTCCCGACTACACGGCCATCACTGAAAAATTCACGATCGTCACATACAGGTTGCCGTCTCAATGCGCCTCATCCGGCAAGACGCTTAAGGAGATAAGCCTGCATGAAAAATCGGGCGCGATGGTTATCGCCGTTGAAAGACAGGGAACAACCATCGCCAGCCCACAGCCCGATTTCGAGCTGAAAACGGGAGATGTCCTGCATCTGGCCGGAAATTCGCGCCAGCTGAACAAGGCAGTAGACATGATCGCCGGCAAGGAGTAG
- a CDS encoding response regulator: protein MQLDSLKGAHILIVDDQQAIAQKHQKFLAEYGCDSDIAEDGNTALEMVKGKSYDLIIADINISGLGGIELIGKLRKIDKMLYVIIITGMMETDLTIKAIKFGVVDYLIKPVQQVDLADSVKKALERGRRAPAPEKTIGSEEIGFTESAFYSASLFIDAIESKTKYFNNWSEAVADLCMKLGKALKMQENDLWNLRSAAILHDIGNYDFEHGLIEKKTLSNEEKEMLKNHTQTSASISTSLNASEEVAEIIRHHHERFDGLGYPDGLKGDSIPLGSRILTIIDAYVAMRSERPYRASLDKETAISELRKHSGEQFDPVIIKKFIKILEREGDA, encoded by the coding sequence ATGCAACTTGACAGTTTAAAAGGCGCTCATATTCTAATTGTCGACGACCAGCAGGCAATCGCGCAAAAGCATCAAAAATTTCTGGCCGAATATGGGTGTGATTCGGACATTGCCGAGGACGGCAATACCGCTCTGGAGATGGTCAAGGGAAAATCTTACGACCTGATTATCGCCGACATAAATATTTCAGGGCTTGGCGGGATTGAATTGATCGGGAAACTGCGCAAAATAGACAAAATGCTCTATGTGATAATTATCACCGGAATGATGGAAACGGACTTGACCATCAAGGCTATCAAATTCGGGGTTGTCGATTATCTCATCAAGCCGGTTCAGCAGGTCGATCTGGCGGACTCTGTAAAAAAGGCGCTCGAAAGAGGAAGGAGAGCCCCTGCCCCCGAGAAAACCATCGGAAGCGAAGAGATAGGATTCACCGAAAGCGCCTTCTATTCGGCCTCGCTTTTCATAGACGCAATAGAGTCGAAAACAAAATATTTCAATAACTGGTCCGAGGCGGTCGCCGACCTATGCATGAAACTAGGCAAGGCGCTCAAGATGCAGGAAAACGATCTATGGAACCTCCGCTCCGCCGCGATCCTGCACGATATAGGAAACTACGATTTTGAGCACGGCCTGATAGAGAAAAAAACTCTCTCCAACGAGGAGAAAGAGATGCTTAAAAACCACACCCAAACATCCGCCAGCATCTCAACCAGCCTGAACGCCAGCGAGGAAGTAGCTGAAATTATCCGGCACCACCACGAGCGGTTTGACGGTCTCGGTTATCCCGACGGCCTGAAGGGGGATAGCATACCGCTTGGGTCGCGCATCCTTACTATCATCGATGCCTATGTGGCAATGCGCTCCGAACGACCATACCGGGCTAGCCTCGACAAGGAAACCGCCATTTCAGAACTCCGCAAACACTCCGGAGAGCAGTTTGATCCGGTGATCATCAAGAAATTCATAAAAATCCTGGAACGCGAAGGAGATGCCTGA
- a CDS encoding Ppx/GppA family phosphatase — protein MPEKFSTSAARYASLDLGSNTIRLLVSESTANGFHTVLSSQIITRLGEGMHRTGTLSPVAMERTIKGIESLLAEAERLKPFRIAAVATHAVRSAKNREEFENLFRNRTGFPLSVIEWESEAGLALKGVESAINKSGPILLFDIGGGSTEFIYRDAGGGIRSVGTNIGVVRLTESYIRHAPLEMSEYKTLESELKNEIRGVKEKLDIKDAFTLVGTAGTVTSIAALHLGMEEYDPDRITNTILRDMDIRKVLEEIGKMSLEERGKLNPLKSGREDLVIPGICIILCIMDIFGIDKLTVCDSGLREGALLSLKDSTLPGYDI, from the coding sequence ATGCCTGAAAAGTTCTCAACTAGCGCGGCCAGATACGCCTCTCTTGACCTCGGTTCCAACACGATACGCCTTCTTGTCTCTGAATCCACCGCCAACGGTTTCCATACAGTATTGTCCTCCCAGATCATCACAAGGCTTGGAGAGGGGATGCACCGCACCGGAACCCTTTCGCCCGTCGCGATGGAACGCACCATCAAAGGGATCGAATCCCTCCTGGCGGAGGCTGAAAGACTAAAACCGTTCCGTATCGCCGCGGTCGCGACCCACGCGGTGAGAAGCGCAAAGAACAGGGAAGAATTCGAAAACCTTTTCCGCAACCGCACGGGATTTCCCCTGTCGGTCATAGAATGGGAGAGCGAAGCGGGGCTCGCTCTAAAAGGGGTTGAATCCGCCATAAATAAAAGCGGACCGATACTCCTTTTCGACATCGGCGGCGGAAGCACGGAATTCATATACCGCGACGCCGGAGGGGGGATAAGGTCGGTCGGCACGAACATCGGGGTCGTAAGGCTTACCGAAAGCTATATCAGGCACGCCCCTCTGGAGATGAGTGAATATAAGACTCTTGAATCGGAGTTGAAAAATGAGATCCGCGGGGTAAAGGAGAAACTCGATATCAAGGACGCATTCACCCTCGTAGGTACAGCGGGAACCGTCACCTCCATAGCCGCGCTCCACCTCGGGATGGAAGAGTACGACCCGGACCGCATTACCAATACCATCCTGCGTGACATGGATATAAGAAAGGTGCTCGAAGAGATAGGAAAAATGTCCCTTGAGGAGCGCGGGAAATTGAATCCCCTGAAGAGCGGGAGGGAGGATCTCGTGATCCCCGGAATCTGTATAATACTCTGCATAATGGATATCTTCGGCATCGACAAATTGACTGTGTGCGATTCCGGGCTGAGGGAAGGGGCTCTCCTTTCGCTGAAGGATTCAACACTGCCGGGGTACGACATATGA
- a CDS encoding tetratricopeptide repeat protein: MRILSLLVLSLFLPAFGDSHYSHVVEGNKEYEKGDYSKAAEEYTEALRSRSSDAAKFNLGNSLYKAGEHEKAASLYSQVSKSPDKSISDKALLNFGHSSYWAGTANMNGGDLEKAEVNLKNAAASYRKSLLENPADLTVKKYLEHTLAKLKELEKMKQENQDKEKQDKDKKNDDKNKDGEEKEKSENPEEEKSEEQKSEGEEQKKQNNPDEEKADAKPENADEEKKEGELKPEEMERILNALEQDEKKVQTEVRRKNIEERSLEKDW, translated from the coding sequence ATGAGAATACTTTCGCTTCTCGTTCTCTCCCTCTTTCTCCCTGCTTTCGGCGATAGCCACTACTCGCATGTAGTCGAGGGGAACAAGGAATACGAAAAGGGTGATTACTCGAAAGCGGCGGAGGAGTATACCGAGGCGCTGAGATCGCGAAGCTCCGATGCCGCGAAATTCAATCTCGGCAACTCCCTTTACAAGGCCGGGGAACATGAAAAAGCGGCAAGTCTTTATTCGCAGGTTTCGAAATCCCCAGACAAATCTATCTCGGACAAGGCCCTCCTTAACTTCGGGCATTCAAGCTACTGGGCCGGAACCGCCAATATGAACGGCGGCGACCTTGAAAAGGCCGAGGTGAACCTCAAAAACGCCGCGGCAAGCTACAGGAAATCGCTCCTTGAAAATCCTGCCGATCTCACCGTCAAGAAATACCTTGAGCACACACTGGCGAAACTCAAGGAGCTTGAAAAGATGAAACAGGAAAATCAGGATAAAGAGAAACAGGATAAGGATAAAAAGAACGACGACAAGAACAAGGATGGAGAGGAAAAGGAGAAGAGCGAAAACCCGGAGGAAGAAAAGAGCGAGGAGCAGAAAAGCGAAGGGGAAGAGCAGAAAAAACAAAATAATCCTGATGAAGAAAAAGCGGACGCAAAACCTGAAAACGCCGATGAAGAGAAAAAAGAGGGTGAACTAAAGCCGGAAGAGATGGAGAGGATACTGAACGCCCTTGAACAGGACGAGAAGAAGGTGCAGACCGAAGTGAGACGAAAAAACATTGAAGAGAGATCGCTGGAAAAAGATTGGTGA
- a CDS encoding MTAP family purine nucleoside phosphorylase, producing MKNLQARLAIIGGSRAYDLLSKSSFGERSASITPDTPFGKSAPIHFFSGVGFTYAFLSRHGEKSYEVTAPDVNYRANIWALKELGVERIVSWSQPGGINSEMKPGDFVITSDIIDHTKTRDSTFYARTGLGFIRMGEPFCSETAGTLRAAVAATGNSFHDSGIYCCTEGPRLETPAEIRMFKSWGADLVGMTLATEAFLARELEICYASICMISNFAEGVTPRKFKEGVLFEGMLNEAETEKVERSISLFPQIMENALQRLTRLKRGCKCGLSMERYRRSGKLSGDLLSHIRESVKKSI from the coding sequence GTGAAAAATCTACAAGCTCGACTGGCAATAATCGGAGGTAGCCGCGCCTACGACCTCCTCTCGAAGAGCTCTTTCGGCGAAAGGAGCGCAAGCATAACCCCCGATACACCTTTCGGAAAAAGCGCCCCCATTCATTTCTTCAGCGGCGTCGGATTCACATACGCATTCCTTTCGCGTCACGGCGAAAAATCCTACGAAGTCACCGCCCCGGATGTGAACTACCGCGCGAATATCTGGGCGCTAAAGGAACTGGGAGTGGAGAGGATAGTTTCATGGTCGCAGCCTGGCGGGATAAACAGCGAGATGAAACCTGGGGATTTTGTCATCACAAGCGACATCATCGACCACACAAAAACCCGTGACTCGACATTCTACGCAAGGACCGGCCTCGGATTCATAAGGATGGGTGAGCCGTTCTGCAGTGAGACAGCCGGCACGCTTCGGGCGGCTGTCGCGGCAACCGGCAATTCGTTTCATGACTCGGGGATCTACTGCTGTACTGAGGGACCAAGGCTTGAGACCCCGGCTGAAATACGGATGTTCAAATCGTGGGGAGCCGACCTCGTCGGAATGACCCTGGCGACCGAGGCGTTTTTGGCAAGGGAACTGGAGATCTGCTACGCCTCCATATGCATGATAAGCAACTTCGCCGAAGGGGTTACGCCAAGGAAATTCAAGGAAGGCGTCCTTTTTGAGGGGATGCTGAACGAGGCGGAAACAGAAAAGGTAGAACGCTCCATATCCCTTTTCCCTCAGATAATGGAAAACGCCCTTCAAAGGCTTACCCGGCTGAAACGGGGGTGCAAATGCGGCCTCTCCATGGAACGCTACCGCCGTTCGGGAAAGCTCTCCGGCGACCTCCTTTCGCACATCAGGGAATCTGTAAAAAAGAGTATCTGA